ATCAACTACTCGGATAAACTTTGCGTCCGCATTCAAAAGCTTGCTCAGGTCATTTCCAATATTCTTCCACAATTCCGCGATGATGAAACAGTCCTCTATTACTTGATTAACTACCAGGATGCCTTGGCACTCCTTTGGGGGCCAAAGTTCCTTCCCAAATTGTTTAAACAGTTGTTCCCAAGCGGCAAAGAAGAAGCTGAACATTTTTTAAAAGTGCGCTATAATAAGCGACATTTTTCTCATCATACTTTAGATTTGGCAAATAAATTTTCCCGGTTATTTTCGAATGTCTGAATTCAATCACTTAATTGCCCTGACAAAACTCCACATCTCGCAACACTACGGAGAAAAATCGTGGATATACACAGATCCCGATACCCTTGCCAATTACAGGGAATTTGCACAACGCAGCAAAAAAGCCGCCCCTAAGCAGCTCCCCGAAAAGTCCAAACCCCTTCCACGGATAGCCGAACCTGTACGCAAGCAGCCGATCATCAAAAAAACAGAGCCCCCTGCACTTGAGCTGCCGAAGGAGGTTGAACAACGGATCACCCCTAAGCCTGTAAATGAAGTCGATTTTTCCGATTTGATCAAGATCGTAAAAACACATTTCCCCGCGCAAAAAATTCTGGATAGTCAGCCGGATGATGCACGGGCTAAAGAAACGGCGCAAAAATGGAAGCACCCCGCCATCCCGCCCGAAGTCTGGATTCTCGACTCCTCTCGCGCTCCAGAAGAGAGGCTTTTCCTGGAAAATATCGCTCAAGCAATCGATCTCTATTTTTACCCCGCCGCGGTACTCCCTATTTCAAAGATGGACGAAGAACCCGCTCCACGCCTGATTCTGGGGACAAAAGACCTCCTTAATGGCATTAAGGCTCCGTCAATAGCAATGGAATCGATCTCCTTTTATTTGGAAACCCCTAAAGAAAAATCTAGGCTATGGAAGGATCTGAAAAATACGCTTCAATCATCTTAGACCTGGCTGTCGGAAAACCTCTGGACTATGAAATTCCTGGGCATTTGCAAGGAAAACTGAAGCGGGGCTGCCGTGTCAAGGTTCCGCTCAATGGAAAACTTCAAGGGGGCTACGTTTACACGCTCAAAGAAACAAAATCCTTTCCCAAACTGCAAAAAATCCGAGAAGTGGTCAATGAAGAAGAGCTGCTCACTCCGGATCTGTTCCAGCTGGCGCTTTGGATTTCCGATTATTACTGCGCCCCTCTGACTAAAGTGATGAAATCACTGCTGCCGGCCAGCATCCGCAAAGAGGTGAAGCCAAAAGAGCAGCTGTACATCATGCGAAGAAAAACACGCGGCGAACTGCAAGAGTTCTGTATTGAAAACCGAAATCGCTATTCTGCCCAATGCGCCGTCCTCGATGAAATGCTGAAAGTGACAAAAGGAATTTTACTGACTGAGCTGCTGGAAAATACCGGAGGGACGCGCAGCCCCGTCGATACCTTAGTAAAAAAAGGACTGCTAGCCCTGGATATCGTTCGCGTGGACCGCTCTCCTCTTGTTGGAGAAGAGTATTTTCTAACTCAACCGAAATCATTGAACAGCGAACAAAAAGAAGCGTTGGAAAAGATCATCGATGACTTGGACGAAGGGCATTTTCAAACACACCTTCTTTACGGCGTCACCGGCAGCGGAAAAACAGAAGTCTATCTGCAAGCGATCCAGCACGCTCTCAATCAGGGAAAAGGAGCCATTGTCCTTGTTCCTGAGATTTCTCTTACGCAACAAACCATCGACCGCTTCCGTTCCCGCTTTAAAGAAAAAATTGCCGTCCTACACCATCGTCTCAGCCACGGCGAACGTTACGATGCTTGGCTTGATATCGTTAGAGGCGAATCTAAAATCGTGATCGGAGCTCGTTCAGCCATCTTCAGCCCTGTAAAGAATCTCGGGCTGATTGTCGTCGATGAAGAGCATGAAAGCTCTTATAAGCAAACAGATGAAGCGCCTGCCTACCATGCGCGGGATATTGCCGTGATGAGAGGGAAGTTGACAAAGTCCTCTGTGATTTTAGGAAGCGCCACGCCATCTATTGAAAGCTACACGAATGCCCTTAATGGAAAATATCGCCTAAGCATGCTGCACGGCAGAGCAGCTGCCAGTCAGAAGCCGAAAGTGACCATCATTGACATGAAAAAGGAGTATGAAAAAGCGCAAGGATTCACCAACTTTTCCGAACCGCTGATCAAGGGGATCAAAGAGCGGTATCAGGCAGGCGAACAGACGATCTTATTCCTCAATCGCCGAGGGTACCATACCACTCTGTTTTGCCAAAAGTGCCGAAAGGGGATCCACTGCAGCCACTGCGATCAAACCCTCACCTATCACTACAAAAACAACTCCCTTTGCTGCCACTTATGCGGATGCACCATTTCCCCTCCGCCTAAAGAGTGTCCTGTCTGTAAGGATCCCGATCTGATGAAATTTAAAGGGGTAGGCACCGAACTTCTCGAGCGCTCTCTTAAAGCAATCCTGCCTGAAGTGCGCACGGTACGGATCGATGCAGACACAACAAAACACAAAGGGAGCCATCAACAACTGCTTAAAGATTTCAAAACAGGGAAAGCAGATGTGCTGATCGGCACTCAAATGGTTGCAAAAGGGCTCCATTTCCCCGAAGTTACGCTTGTCGGAGTGATCAATTGCGACGGCAGTTTGAATATTCCCGATTTCAGAGCGTCTGAAACTGTTTTTCAGCTGATTACCCAAGTTGCAGGCAGGGCTGGAAGAGGCGCCCTTCCCGGCGAAGTGATCCTGCAGACTTGCATGCCTGAAAACAGCACCATTTTACATGCTGCAGAACAAGATTATTTCTCTTTTTATGAAGAGGAAATTGCTGTCAGAAAAATGTTTGGATTCCCCCCTTTTAGCCAACTGGTCAAAATCGCTTTTTCAGGTCCGGAGGAAAACAAAACGCGAAGTCTCGCCGAGGCAATGCGCACCCAGCTATTGCGCCTGCTCCCTTCAACTTTTCACCTCCATCCGGTCAATGCATCCGGCCATGCAAAAGTCAAGGACCGCTGGCGTTTTCAATTTCTCGTCAGGGGCAGCAGCACCCAGCCCGTGGCAAAAGCGATCAGCCAGCTCAACTTTCACACCCCTTCAAATTATCGCGTTTTGATCAATATTAATCCTTTATCTACCTTCTTCTAAAAAACATTGCTTTGAACCAAGCTCTTAGGATATGATAAAGAGCAAAAGAAGCGAGCTTGCCATGCTGCAATGGATGAAAAAATTCAAGGAAGCAACTCCCTTAACCAAAAACGCTTTGATCGCCTTGATCATTTGGGCTGTTCCTGTCGTTCTAATGACAATCTATTGCTATGCGCGGCTTGACTTCGTCCGCAGTTATGACAGCTTTCAACC
This genomic window from Waddlia chondrophila WSU 86-1044 contains:
- the priA gene encoding primosomal protein N', translating into MEGSEKYASIILDLAVGKPLDYEIPGHLQGKLKRGCRVKVPLNGKLQGGYVYTLKETKSFPKLQKIREVVNEEELLTPDLFQLALWISDYYCAPLTKVMKSLLPASIRKEVKPKEQLYIMRRKTRGELQEFCIENRNRYSAQCAVLDEMLKVTKGILLTELLENTGGTRSPVDTLVKKGLLALDIVRVDRSPLVGEEYFLTQPKSLNSEQKEALEKIIDDLDEGHFQTHLLYGVTGSGKTEVYLQAIQHALNQGKGAIVLVPEISLTQQTIDRFRSRFKEKIAVLHHRLSHGERYDAWLDIVRGESKIVIGARSAIFSPVKNLGLIVVDEEHESSYKQTDEAPAYHARDIAVMRGKLTKSSVILGSATPSIESYTNALNGKYRLSMLHGRAAASQKPKVTIIDMKKEYEKAQGFTNFSEPLIKGIKERYQAGEQTILFLNRRGYHTTLFCQKCRKGIHCSHCDQTLTYHYKNNSLCCHLCGCTISPPPKECPVCKDPDLMKFKGVGTELLERSLKAILPEVRTVRIDADTTKHKGSHQQLLKDFKTGKADVLIGTQMVAKGLHFPEVTLVGVINCDGSLNIPDFRASETVFQLITQVAGRAGRGALPGEVILQTCMPENSTILHAAEQDYFSFYEEEIAVRKMFGFPPFSQLVKIAFSGPEENKTRSLAEAMRTQLLRLLPSTFHLHPVNASGHAKVKDRWRFQFLVRGSSTQPVAKAISQLNFHTPSNYRVLININPLSTFF